The Daucus carota subsp. sativus chromosome 9, DH1 v3.0, whole genome shotgun sequence genome window below encodes:
- the LOC108201610 gene encoding uncharacterized mitochondrial protein AtMg00810-like, which translates to MDVKFAFLNGEIQEEVYVMQPEVYTKREGNEFLIVGVYVDDLLITGSSIRNIQKFKDQMRSEFDMSDLGKLSYYLGIEVEQRRGSIELKQTGCAKRLLEKAGMLESNSTKYPMEPKIQLSKDATGKAVDSTLFKSLVEGLRYLVHTRPDISYAVGIVSRFMERPTVQHLNAVKRILCYVNGTLDHGLVYTKNSGSHLLSGYSDSDLGGDVDDRKSTSGMAFYLSESLITWVSQKQRCVVLSSCEAEFMAATAAACLGPVVLYIDNRSAIDLAKNPVFHGRSKHIDLRFHFIRECVEKGEVVIKHIGTEEQRADILTKALSTAKFERMRDLLGVKKLK; encoded by the exons ATGGACGTAAAATTTGCATTTTTGAATGGGGAGATTCAAGAGGAAGTATATGTAATGCAACCAGAAG TATACACTAAGCGCGAAGGTAACGAGTTTCTGATAGTTGGGGTTTACGTAGATGATTTATTGATTACAGGGTCAAGCATCAGAAAcatacagaaatttaaagatcAGATGAGGAGTGAGTTTGATATGAGCGATTTGGGAAAACTTTCATATTATCTTGGCATTGAGGTAGAACAGAGACGAGGTAGCATTGAGTTGAAACAGACGGGCTGCGCAAAAAGATTGTTAGAAAAGGCTGGAATGTTGGAGAGTAATTCAACCAAATATCCTATGGAGCCTAAGATTCAGTTAAGCAAAGACGCCACTGGAAAGGCAGTTGACTCGACATTGTTTAAGAGTCTAGTGGAGGGTCTAAGGTATCTAGTGCACACCAGGCCAGATATATCCTACGCAGTAGGCATCGTGAGTCGTTTTATGGAAAGGCCAACTGTTCAGCATCTAAATGCAGTCAAAAGAATTCTATGCTACGTAAATGGTACGTTGGATCATGGTTTGGTGTACACGAAGAACTCTGGGAGTCATTTGCTATCTGGATACTCTGACAGTGATTTAGGAGGCGATGTTGATGACCGGAAAAGTACGAGTGGAATGGCGTTCTATTTAAGTGAAAGCCTGATCACCTGGGTGTCTCAGAAGCAACGGTGCGTTGTCTTGTCCTCCTGCGAGGCAGAATTTATGGCTGCAACTGCTGCAGCCTGTCTGG GACCTGTTGTTCTGTATATTGATAATCGATCGGCCATAGATTTGGCGAAAAACCCAGTGTTCCATGGAAGAAGTAAGCACATAGACTTGCGTTTTCATTTTATCAGGGAGTGTGTGGAAAAAGGAGAGGTTGTCATCAAACATATTGGAACTGAGGAGCAAAGAGCAGACATCCTCACAAAGGCGTTGTCCACTGCAAAATTTGAAAGGATGAGGGATCTACTGGGTGTTAAGAAGCTGAAGTGA